A single genomic interval of Microbacterium sp. zg-Y1090 harbors:
- a CDS encoding HNH endonuclease signature motif containing protein translates to MQDTRYLPPDEAAARAVDRLGGILPDLIAVRQQLARLQAREARLLAATDDVVADWVKDAGLQHRSEAEMPHRIAAAEIAAAWRVSDRTVQRQIGDAATLVRDYPSTLAALEAGRISAAHVRVIVANGAIISRPELRAAYEDAVLPYAESEAATRLAPVARLRAQWYSDTTVDERHRQARLRRGVSVTDLDDGMAELVAVLPAVLAHGAFDRLSQIARSAQDSQAGVGDDALTDDGRPAPSDTRTLNELRADVLSDLLLTGEPSTLSVADGGLRAIRGTVQVTVPVLALIGDRVADPFEATVLVGHGPIDAATARSLTADAPGWDRILTHPVSGAVLAVDRYRPSEEMRRHLRTRDQHCRFPACRVPAKICDIDHTVDRARGGATDVRNLAHVCRRHHTGKHHSPWRVRQRPGGVLEWTSPTARVYIDRPVSEVAFATDPEFDDAPF, encoded by the coding sequence ATGCAGGATACGAGATATCTTCCCCCCGACGAGGCGGCGGCGCGTGCCGTCGACCGCCTCGGCGGGATCCTGCCCGACTTGATCGCCGTGCGGCAGCAGCTGGCACGCCTGCAGGCTCGTGAGGCACGGTTGCTGGCCGCGACGGACGACGTCGTGGCGGACTGGGTGAAGGATGCCGGGCTGCAGCACCGCTCCGAGGCCGAGATGCCGCACCGCATCGCCGCTGCGGAGATCGCCGCCGCGTGGCGGGTGAGCGACCGCACCGTGCAGCGTCAGATCGGCGACGCCGCCACGCTCGTCAGGGACTATCCGAGCACGCTCGCGGCACTCGAGGCGGGACGCATCTCCGCCGCTCATGTGCGGGTCATCGTCGCCAACGGCGCGATCATCTCGCGGCCCGAGCTGCGCGCCGCTTATGAAGATGCGGTACTGCCGTATGCCGAGAGCGAGGCGGCCACCCGGCTCGCGCCGGTCGCGCGCCTCCGCGCGCAGTGGTACTCCGACACCACCGTCGACGAGCGGCACCGGCAGGCACGGCTGCGGCGCGGGGTGTCGGTGACGGACCTCGACGACGGCATGGCCGAGCTCGTCGCCGTCCTCCCGGCGGTGCTCGCGCACGGCGCCTTCGACCGGCTCTCCCAGATCGCGCGCAGCGCCCAGGACTCGCAGGCCGGCGTCGGTGACGATGCACTCACCGACGACGGGCGACCCGCCCCCTCCGACACCCGCACCCTCAACGAGCTGCGCGCCGACGTCCTCTCCGACCTGCTGCTGACCGGGGAGCCGTCGACGCTGAGCGTCGCCGACGGTGGTCTCCGCGCGATCCGCGGCACGGTGCAGGTCACCGTGCCCGTCCTGGCCCTCATCGGCGACCGCGTCGCCGATCCGTTCGAGGCGACCGTGCTCGTCGGGCACGGGCCGATCGATGCGGCCACCGCGCGATCCCTCACCGCCGACGCCCCCGGCTGGGATCGCATCCTCACCCACCCGGTCAGCGGCGCCGTGCTCGCCGTGGACCGGTACCGCCCCTCCGAGGAGATGCGACGGCATCTGCGCACCCGCGACCAGCACTGCCGGTTCCCCGCCTGCCGCGTGCCGGCGAAGATCTGTGACATCGATCACACCGTCGACCGCGCTCGGGGCGGCGCGACGGACGTCCGCAACCTCGCGCACGTCTGCCGGCGACATCACACCGGCAAACACCACTCCCCTTGGCGCGTGCGTCAACGACCGGGTGGTGTGCTCGAGTGGACGTCACCGACCGCGCGCGTCTACATCGACCGGCCCGTGAGCGAAGTGGCGTTCGCCACCGATCCCGAGTTCGACGACGCGCCCTTCTGA
- a CDS encoding zinc-dependent alcohol dehydrogenase family protein: protein MKALVYHGAGNKAWEAVPDPVIKNATDAIVKIDATTICGTDLHILKGDVPAVTDGRILGHEGVGTITEVGAAVEGLAVGDRVIISCISACGHCGYCRKQLYSHCLAPEGESGIGWILGHLIDGTQAEYVRIPYAETSLYKVPATVTDAEAMLLSDILPTGHEIGVQAGGVKAGDVVAVIGAGPVGLATIATAGLYGPSRVISLDLDANRIEQAKRFGATDGVLSSDADWREQVMALTDGLGVDVAIEAVGIPATFAAALDIVRPGGVVANVGVHGKPVELPIDRLWIANIAITMGLVNANTTDTLLKLVEQHKVEASLFVTHEFTLDEIEEAYDVFGRAAETKALKVLMTA from the coding sequence ATGAAGGCACTCGTGTACCACGGGGCAGGGAACAAGGCATGGGAGGCGGTGCCCGATCCGGTCATCAAGAACGCCACGGATGCCATCGTCAAGATCGATGCGACGACGATCTGCGGCACCGACCTGCACATCCTCAAGGGCGACGTGCCGGCCGTGACCGATGGGCGCATCCTCGGGCACGAGGGCGTCGGAACGATCACCGAGGTCGGAGCCGCCGTCGAGGGCCTGGCGGTCGGCGACCGCGTGATCATCTCCTGCATCAGCGCGTGCGGGCACTGCGGCTACTGCCGCAAGCAGCTGTACTCGCACTGTCTGGCCCCGGAGGGCGAGTCGGGCATCGGCTGGATCCTCGGGCACCTCATCGACGGCACGCAGGCCGAATACGTGCGCATCCCGTACGCCGAGACGTCGCTGTACAAGGTGCCGGCCACGGTCACCGACGCCGAGGCGATGCTGCTGTCGGACATTCTGCCGACCGGTCACGAGATCGGTGTGCAGGCGGGCGGGGTGAAGGCCGGCGATGTGGTCGCGGTCATCGGTGCCGGACCCGTGGGCCTCGCCACCATCGCGACCGCGGGACTCTACGGCCCGTCGCGGGTGATTTCCCTCGACCTGGACGCCAACCGCATCGAGCAGGCCAAGCGGTTCGGCGCCACGGACGGCGTGCTCTCCTCCGACGCGGATTGGCGCGAGCAGGTGATGGCGCTGACCGACGGGCTCGGCGTCGACGTCGCGATCGAGGCTGTCGGCATCCCTGCCACCTTCGCGGCCGCGCTCGACATCGTGCGCCCCGGAGGCGTCGTGGCCAATGTGGGCGTGCACGGCAAGCCCGTGGAGCTGCCGATCGACCGGCTGTGGATCGCGAACATCGCCATCACGATGGGGCTGGTCAACGCCAACACCACCGACACCCTGCTCAAGCTCGTCGAGCAGCACAAGGTCGAGGCATCGCTGTTCGTCACGCACGAGTTCACCCTCGACGAGATCGAGGAGGCGTACGACGTCTTCGGCCGCGCTGCCGAGACGAAGGCGCTGAAGGTGCTGATGACGGCGTGA
- a CDS encoding DUF1269 domain-containing protein: MADLIVIAFDSEADAEAAYNTVQQLQDDMVVQLAGLALVKVNNEGKTSVEYPGGIANIGFGAVGGALFGTLIGILFFVPVAGLVLGGLVGALFAGLDKVGMDSEFRSRVQSAVTAGKSAVVIYATKLTADKFAAALAPFHGTVMQTSLSEDDERELAHDLGANQGQASPAPAPAPAPAE, translated from the coding sequence ATGGCTGATCTCATCGTCATCGCCTTCGACTCGGAGGCCGACGCCGAAGCGGCGTACAACACCGTGCAGCAGCTGCAGGACGACATGGTCGTGCAGCTGGCGGGTCTTGCGCTGGTCAAGGTGAACAACGAAGGCAAGACGAGCGTGGAGTACCCCGGAGGCATCGCGAACATCGGGTTCGGTGCGGTGGGCGGGGCGCTGTTCGGCACCCTCATCGGCATCCTCTTCTTCGTCCCCGTCGCCGGACTCGTCCTCGGCGGCCTCGTCGGCGCGCTGTTCGCGGGCCTCGACAAGGTCGGCATGGACTCGGAGTTCCGCAGCCGCGTGCAGTCGGCGGTCACGGCCGGCAAGTCGGCCGTCGTGATCTACGCGACCAAGCTCACGGCCGACAAGTTCGCCGCCGCGCTGGCGCCCTTCCACGGCACGGTCATGCAGACCTCGCTGTCGGAGGACGACGAGCGCGAACTCGCCCATGATCTCGGCGCGAACCAGGGGCAGGCGTCGCCGGCACCGGCACCGGCACCGGCCCCGGCCGAATAG
- a CDS encoding histidine phosphatase family protein encodes MPVNTLWLVRHGESVGNVAASRAEREGLERIPLDIRDSDVPLSSTGEEQAAALGDWLEDNRGAIDAYWSSPYLRARETLAIALGGHPADVVVDERLRDRELGILDLLTMSGVARLHPEEAQRRRHLGKYYHRPPGGESWADVALRLRSVLGDLLAGPQESALVVAHDAVVTLIVSLLRGMPERELLEFAAANPVLNASVTRLELVDGRWELRAFSDVGHLQEEGAKVTVHPGTPEVGDPATGPQATPDARTEQAP; translated from the coding sequence ATGCCGGTGAACACTCTGTGGCTCGTACGACACGGTGAGAGCGTGGGCAACGTCGCGGCGAGCCGCGCGGAGCGGGAAGGACTCGAACGCATCCCGCTGGACATACGCGACTCCGACGTGCCGCTGTCCTCGACGGGGGAGGAGCAGGCCGCCGCGCTCGGGGATTGGCTCGAAGACAATCGCGGCGCGATCGACGCGTACTGGTCATCGCCGTACCTGCGGGCACGCGAGACGCTCGCGATCGCGCTGGGCGGCCACCCCGCCGACGTCGTCGTCGACGAGCGGCTGCGCGATCGTGAGCTCGGCATTCTGGACCTGCTCACCATGAGCGGAGTCGCGCGGCTGCACCCGGAGGAGGCGCAGCGCCGGCGTCACCTCGGCAAGTACTACCACCGCCCCCCGGGCGGGGAATCGTGGGCGGACGTCGCGCTGCGGCTGAGATCCGTCCTCGGAGATCTGCTGGCCGGCCCACAGGAATCGGCGCTCGTGGTCGCCCACGACGCCGTGGTCACCCTGATCGTCTCCCTGCTGCGCGGCATGCCCGAGCGCGAACTGCTGGAGTTCGCCGCGGCGAACCCGGTGCTCAACGCGTCGGTGACCCGTCTCGAGCTCGTCGACGGCCGGTGGGAGCTGCGGGCGTTCTCCGACGTGGGCCATCTGCAGGAGGAGGGTGCGAAGGTCACGGTGCACCCGGGGACCCCCGAGGTCGGCGACCCGGCAACCGGTCCGCAAGCCACCCCCGACGCCCGCACGGAGCAGGCGCCATGA
- a CDS encoding NAD(P)H-hydrate dehydratase has product MTTHRDDAPQPVTEELLAQWGLPDPGADKKARGDVIVIGGSRRTPGGVMLAGEATLRVGAGRLAVFVPGSIDAQVGIVLPEAAVYALPERARDPFPRAAQQNIAAADAVLVGPGFDDADETRDTLLAVADAGPRCLVLDAYALGILSDVDRARLPEELLLTPNREELALLLGGDTPADELGDDLTDAVREVARRHLAVVSCYDVVADPDGAAWRIDGGGPGLATSGSGDVLAGAVTGFVARGTGSAQAAVWAAWVHARAGDRLTERFGLGFLARELVAELPLALREAA; this is encoded by the coding sequence ATGACGACACATCGTGACGACGCGCCGCAGCCGGTGACGGAGGAGCTGCTGGCGCAGTGGGGCCTTCCCGATCCCGGAGCGGACAAGAAAGCACGCGGGGACGTCATCGTGATCGGCGGCTCCCGCAGAACGCCGGGCGGCGTGATGCTTGCGGGCGAGGCGACCTTGCGGGTGGGCGCGGGCAGACTCGCCGTCTTCGTGCCGGGTTCGATCGATGCGCAGGTGGGCATCGTGCTGCCGGAGGCGGCGGTCTATGCCCTGCCCGAGCGCGCCCGGGACCCCTTCCCCCGGGCGGCGCAGCAGAACATCGCCGCGGCGGATGCCGTGCTCGTCGGGCCCGGGTTCGACGACGCCGACGAGACGCGCGACACCCTTCTCGCCGTCGCCGACGCCGGCCCGCGGTGCCTGGTGCTCGACGCCTACGCCCTCGGCATCCTCTCCGACGTCGACCGTGCGCGCCTGCCCGAGGAGCTGCTCCTCACCCCCAACCGCGAAGAGCTCGCGCTGCTGCTCGGCGGAGACACCCCGGCGGATGAGCTGGGCGATGATCTGACGGATGCCGTGCGCGAGGTGGCCCGACGCCACTTGGCCGTCGTCAGCTGCTACGACGTCGTCGCCGACCCTGACGGCGCCGCCTGGCGCATCGACGGCGGCGGGCCGGGGCTGGCCACCTCGGGAAGCGGCGACGTGCTCGCGGGTGCCGTCACCGGGTTCGTCGCCCGCGGCACCGGATCGGCGCAGGCGGCGGTGTGGGCGGCCTGGGTGCATGCACGCGCCGGTGACCGGCTCACCGAGCGCTTCGGGCTCGGCTTCCTCGCCCGCGAGCTCGTCGCCGAGCTGCCGCTCGCGCTGCGCGAGGCCGCGTAG
- a CDS encoding MalY/PatB family protein: protein MTFATDVDALTEDRLRERGSLKWTMFPDAIGAFVAEMDFGVAPAVRDAVTGALDRGATGYLPTQAATDLSAATAAWYADRYGWAVPPERVHHVPDVIAAFELAIERFSTPGSAVIVPTPAYMPFLTVPGMHDRRVIEVPSIEVDDRMVMDLEGVARAFADGGGLLVLCNPHNPLGTVFTRDELVAVSEVVDAAGGRVFSDEIHAPIVYGPARHVPYASVSETAAGHTLTAASASKAWNLAGLKCAQVILSNDADAAAWEEFGMWAGHGTSTIGVYANTAAFAGGADWLDDAVAYLDGNRRMLAELVRELLPAARMTMPEGTYIALIDLRAYGLGGDLAEWFREHARVAMIDGIACGEAGRGHVRFVFALPRPLLRTAVERMAAALDARAAAS from the coding sequence ATGACCTTCGCGACCGACGTCGATGCCCTCACCGAAGACCGGCTGCGGGAGCGCGGCAGCCTGAAGTGGACGATGTTCCCCGACGCGATCGGCGCGTTCGTCGCCGAGATGGACTTCGGTGTGGCACCCGCGGTGCGCGATGCCGTCACCGGCGCGCTGGACCGCGGCGCGACCGGCTACCTGCCCACGCAGGCGGCCACCGATCTCTCGGCGGCCACCGCTGCCTGGTACGCCGACCGATACGGCTGGGCCGTACCGCCCGAGCGGGTGCACCATGTGCCCGACGTGATCGCGGCGTTCGAGCTCGCGATCGAACGCTTCTCCACGCCCGGGTCGGCCGTCATCGTCCCGACGCCGGCCTACATGCCGTTCCTGACGGTGCCCGGCATGCACGACCGCCGGGTCATCGAAGTGCCGAGCATCGAGGTGGACGACCGCATGGTCATGGACCTCGAGGGCGTGGCCCGCGCTTTCGCCGACGGGGGCGGTCTGCTCGTCCTCTGCAATCCGCACAACCCGCTCGGCACCGTCTTCACGCGGGACGAGCTCGTCGCGGTGTCGGAGGTGGTCGATGCCGCCGGCGGACGCGTGTTCTCCGACGAGATCCACGCGCCCATCGTCTACGGCCCGGCTCGCCACGTGCCCTACGCCTCGGTGTCCGAGACCGCGGCCGGGCACACGCTGACGGCGGCATCCGCCTCGAAGGCGTGGAACCTCGCCGGGCTGAAGTGCGCCCAGGTGATCCTCTCGAACGACGCGGATGCCGCGGCGTGGGAAGAGTTCGGCATGTGGGCCGGCCACGGCACCTCGACGATCGGGGTCTACGCCAACACGGCGGCGTTCGCCGGCGGCGCGGACTGGCTCGACGACGCCGTCGCCTATCTCGACGGCAACCGGCGGATGCTGGCGGAGCTGGTGCGCGAGCTGCTCCCCGCTGCGCGGATGACGATGCCGGAAGGCACCTACATCGCGCTGATCGATCTGCGCGCGTACGGCCTGGGTGGTGACCTGGCGGAATGGTTCCGTGAGCATGCGCGGGTGGCGATGATCGACGGCATCGCGTGCGGCGAGGCCGGTCGAGGTCACGTGCGCTTCGTGTTCGCTCTGCCGCGCCCGCTGCTGCGGACGGCGGTCGAGCGCATGGCGGCCGCGCTCGACGCGCGCGCGGCGGCGTCGTAG
- a CDS encoding extracellular solute-binding protein, which produces MGIRQRSQWRQRAVGAAVVVAALVLAGCGRADDGAPSGEAGAVTDGPATGTIELWAAGAEAAELPVLFDDFIAENPDVEINMTPIPEEEFVTKMTAAIAAGTVPDLVYVFTEHQPALFATEAFAPVPEGLVDEADFFASVWESGQVDGVSYGVPWFTYARVFQYRADLAEAAGLEPPQDWDDLREFAQTLKDAGVAYPLAFYVVPFDEYTAAQFDTFAHQNGGGIISDDATEWTIDSPENVEALEFYGSLFDDGFVSPDGPTSVDSVAYLAQDRIAGVLNGPWLRGWIKDAHGQEWLDEHMAALVPPAGPGGERAASIGGGNWAVLEDAANADAAWKFVRYASEPETQLAWFASMGNLPTVQVAWDDPAIADDEALEQVREAMEYGVSVPPVPTWNQVGKALGEQIERVARGTATAQEALDAAQAEAESIGVGQ; this is translated from the coding sequence ATGGGCATTCGACAGAGGTCGCAGTGGCGACAGAGGGCCGTCGGCGCGGCGGTCGTGGTGGCAGCGCTGGTGCTGGCCGGGTGCGGCCGCGCGGACGACGGAGCGCCCTCGGGCGAGGCCGGCGCGGTGACCGACGGCCCCGCCACGGGCACGATCGAGCTGTGGGCGGCGGGGGCGGAAGCCGCGGAGCTGCCGGTGCTGTTCGATGATTTCATCGCCGAGAACCCCGACGTCGAGATCAACATGACGCCCATCCCCGAAGAGGAGTTCGTCACGAAGATGACCGCGGCGATCGCCGCGGGCACCGTCCCCGACCTGGTGTACGTCTTCACCGAGCACCAGCCCGCGCTCTTCGCCACCGAGGCGTTCGCGCCGGTCCCCGAAGGACTCGTGGACGAGGCGGACTTCTTCGCGTCGGTGTGGGAGAGCGGTCAGGTCGACGGCGTGTCGTACGGGGTGCCCTGGTTCACCTACGCCCGCGTCTTCCAGTACCGCGCCGATCTGGCAGAGGCCGCCGGTCTCGAGCCACCGCAGGACTGGGACGATCTGCGCGAGTTCGCCCAGACGCTGAAGGATGCCGGCGTGGCGTATCCGCTCGCCTTCTACGTCGTCCCCTTCGACGAGTACACCGCCGCGCAGTTCGACACGTTCGCGCATCAGAACGGCGGCGGCATCATCAGCGACGACGCCACGGAGTGGACCATCGACTCCCCGGAGAACGTCGAGGCGCTGGAGTTCTACGGTTCCCTCTTCGACGACGGCTTCGTCTCGCCCGACGGCCCGACCTCGGTCGACTCCGTGGCCTACCTGGCCCAGGACCGTATCGCGGGGGTGCTCAACGGGCCGTGGCTGCGTGGCTGGATCAAGGACGCGCACGGCCAGGAGTGGCTCGACGAGCACATGGCCGCGCTGGTGCCGCCCGCAGGCCCGGGCGGTGAGCGGGCCGCCTCGATCGGCGGCGGCAACTGGGCTGTGCTGGAGGACGCCGCCAACGCCGATGCCGCCTGGAAGTTCGTGCGGTACGCCTCGGAGCCCGAGACGCAGCTGGCCTGGTTCGCGAGCATGGGAAACCTGCCGACGGTTCAGGTCGCCTGGGACGATCCGGCGATCGCCGACGACGAGGCACTTGAGCAGGTGCGCGAGGCCATGGAGTACGGCGTCTCGGTCCCGCCGGTGCCGACATGGAACCAGGTCGGCAAGGCGCTGGGAGAGCAGATCGAGCGCGTGGCACGGGGGACCGCAACCGCGCAGGAGGCGCTGGATGCGGCGCAGGCCGAGGCGGAGTCCATCGGCGTCGGCCAGTAG
- a CDS encoding carbohydrate ABC transporter permease → MPFLVVTATFTAVPVLAAMGMSLTDITSRDIRTPFAVDFIGFENFVRVLGDAGFQRSMLNTALFVVLCVPLSAGLGLVLALLLDKGIRRLRTFFRAAAYLPVITNIVAAAVIWQYAFAPLGPVNAALEGIGAAGPNWLGDPVWAVATVVMLAVWRNVGTCMVLFLAGLQAIPQQVYEAAAVDGATAARRFRSITLPLLRPATLLVVVLMTVSFLSIFEEPYLLTAGGPLGSTRSIALWIYQQFGFGNTAISMAGSFLLIVFVSIVAVVQFRLLRPKH, encoded by the coding sequence TTGCCCTTCCTCGTGGTGACGGCCACCTTCACCGCCGTCCCGGTTCTCGCGGCCATGGGGATGAGCCTCACCGACATCACCTCGCGCGACATCCGCACCCCCTTCGCCGTCGACTTCATCGGCTTCGAGAACTTCGTGCGGGTGCTCGGCGACGCTGGCTTCCAGCGATCGATGCTCAACACCGCGCTGTTCGTGGTGCTGTGCGTCCCGCTCAGTGCCGGACTGGGCCTCGTGCTGGCCCTGCTGCTCGACAAGGGCATCCGGCGGCTGCGCACGTTCTTCCGCGCCGCCGCCTACCTTCCCGTCATCACCAACATCGTCGCCGCGGCGGTGATCTGGCAGTATGCCTTCGCCCCGCTCGGGCCGGTCAACGCCGCTCTGGAGGGCATCGGTGCGGCGGGACCGAATTGGCTGGGCGACCCGGTGTGGGCGGTGGCGACCGTGGTGATGCTGGCGGTGTGGCGCAACGTCGGCACGTGCATGGTGCTGTTCCTGGCGGGCCTGCAGGCCATTCCTCAGCAGGTCTACGAAGCGGCGGCGGTCGACGGCGCCACGGCCGCGCGCCGCTTCCGCTCCATCACACTGCCGCTTCTGCGCCCGGCGACGCTTCTGGTTGTGGTGCTCATGACGGTGTCGTTCCTGAGCATCTTCGAGGAGCCCTATCTGCTCACCGCCGGCGGGCCACTGGGCTCGACCCGGTCCATCGCCCTGTGGATCTATCAGCAGTTCGGCTTCGGCAACACGGCGATCTCGATGGCCGGATCGTTCCTCCTCATCGTGTTCGTCTCGATCGTCGCGGTCGTGCAGTTCCGTTTGCTGAGGCCCAAGCATTGA
- a CDS encoding carbohydrate ABC transporter permease has product MNAPSRLSSAALYTAVVVIVGALLLPFVWVVFGSFKTQGEFLSDPGAWFPQSFQVQNYVDLFVEEGFGLYFVNSAIVSVVAVSANVLFSSMAGYALAKLEFRGKNLVFSLVIFAWIVPYVAIFVPQFLVIVQLGLVNTLSGIIAPLLVTPLSVFIMRQFAYSLPTELLEAGRVDGASEARLFFGIFLPLSGPPVATIAILSFLGSWNSFLWPLIVAQSEGTFTLPVALAVASQASNTTEFGILLAGAVVVLLPVLILFLFLQKYFIQGVATAGIK; this is encoded by the coding sequence TTGAACGCGCCGTCGCGGCTGTCCTCGGCAGCGCTGTACACCGCCGTCGTCGTGATCGTCGGGGCACTGCTGCTGCCCTTCGTCTGGGTCGTCTTCGGATCGTTCAAGACCCAGGGGGAGTTCCTCTCCGACCCGGGAGCCTGGTTCCCGCAGAGCTTCCAGGTCCAGAACTACGTCGACCTGTTCGTGGAGGAGGGGTTCGGCCTCTACTTCGTCAACAGCGCCATCGTCTCGGTCGTGGCCGTCTCGGCCAACGTGCTGTTCAGCTCGATGGCGGGATACGCGCTGGCGAAGCTGGAGTTCCGCGGCAAGAACCTCGTCTTCTCGCTCGTGATCTTCGCCTGGATCGTGCCCTACGTGGCGATCTTCGTGCCGCAGTTCCTGGTGATCGTGCAACTGGGCCTGGTGAACACCCTGTCGGGCATCATCGCGCCGCTGCTGGTGACGCCGCTGTCGGTGTTCATCATGCGCCAGTTCGCGTACTCGCTGCCCACCGAACTGCTCGAGGCGGGCAGGGTGGACGGTGCGAGCGAGGCGCGCCTGTTCTTCGGCATCTTCCTGCCGCTGTCCGGCCCGCCCGTGGCCACCATCGCGATCCTGTCGTTCCTCGGGTCGTGGAACTCGTTCCTGTGGCCGTTGATCGTGGCCCAGAGCGAGGGGACGTTCACCCTTCCCGTGGCGCTGGCGGTGGCCTCGCAGGCATCCAACACCACGGAGTTCGGCATCCTGCTGGCCGGGGCCGTGGTCGTGCTGCTGCCGGTGCTGATCCTCTTCCTCTTCCTGCAGAAGTACTTCATCCAGGGGGTCGCCACCGCCGGCATCAAGTAG
- a CDS encoding DUF7882 family protein, with amino-acid sequence MGTLYYGGESTPVHIEDRALAHLKVVIATKLRRGESFTVSWRHPDDQERGRSTVWIHPSIPLRFVFDDPEPTQLSRSWVEELASSANSSGGVMLVAEHIDTDAADVADDTPESSSALS; translated from the coding sequence GTGGGAACGCTGTATTACGGGGGCGAGTCCACGCCCGTACACATCGAGGATCGCGCGCTGGCGCACCTGAAGGTCGTCATCGCGACCAAGCTGCGCCGTGGCGAGAGCTTCACGGTGTCGTGGCGGCATCCCGACGACCAGGAGCGCGGCCGCAGCACCGTGTGGATCCACCCGTCGATCCCCCTGCGCTTCGTCTTCGACGACCCGGAGCCGACGCAGCTCAGCCGCAGCTGGGTCGAGGAACTCGCCAGCAGCGCGAACTCCTCCGGCGGCGTCATGCTCGTCGCCGAGCACATCGACACCGACGCGGCGGACGTCGCAGACGACACCCCGGAGTCCTCCAGCGCGCTGAGCTGA
- a CDS encoding aldo/keto reductase produces MTVPTLTLNDGHTIPQLGFGVFKVDPTETERIVSDALEVGYRHIDTAAVYGNEEGVGRAIAASGIPREELFVTTKLWNSDQGTQSVFDAMDSSLEKLGLNHVDLYLIHWPRPDLDRYVESWRALEQLRDRGLTRSIGVSNFHRSHIERILAESDTVPAVDQIELHPAFAQRELRAFIEPLGIRTEAWGPLGQGKYDLFGEQAIVDAAAAHGVTPAQVVIRWHLQQGIIVFPKSNSRQRMAENFDVFGFELSVDEMAAIDSLDRGQRVGADPDQATF; encoded by the coding sequence ATGACTGTTCCCACCCTCACGCTCAATGACGGCCACACGATCCCGCAGCTCGGGTTCGGCGTCTTCAAGGTCGACCCCACCGAGACGGAGCGCATCGTCTCCGACGCGCTCGAGGTGGGCTACCGCCACATCGACACCGCGGCCGTCTACGGCAACGAGGAAGGCGTCGGTCGCGCCATCGCCGCCTCCGGCATCCCGCGCGAGGAGCTCTTCGTCACGACGAAGCTGTGGAACTCGGACCAGGGCACGCAGTCGGTCTTCGACGCGATGGACTCGAGCCTGGAAAAGCTCGGCCTGAACCACGTGGATCTGTACCTGATCCACTGGCCGCGCCCCGATCTCGACCGCTACGTGGAATCGTGGCGCGCACTGGAGCAGCTGCGCGACCGCGGACTCACCCGGTCGATCGGCGTCTCCAACTTCCACCGCTCCCACATCGAGCGCATCCTCGCCGAGTCGGACACCGTTCCGGCGGTCGACCAGATCGAGCTGCACCCGGCCTTCGCGCAGCGCGAGCTGCGTGCGTTCATCGAGCCCCTCGGCATCCGCACCGAGGCCTGGGGCCCGCTCGGGCAGGGCAAGTACGACCTCTTCGGCGAGCAGGCGATCGTGGATGCCGCGGCCGCCCACGGCGTCACGCCCGCCCAGGTCGTCATCCGCTGGCACCTGCAGCAGGGGATCATCGTGTTCCCCAAGAGCAACTCCCGGCAGCGCATGGCCGAGAACTTCGACGTGTTCGGGTTCGAGCTCTCCGTCGACGAGATGGCCGCGATCGACAGCCTGGACCGCGGTCAGCGGGTGGGGGCCGACCCCGATCAGGCCACGTTCTGA